GATGGCCGAGGACGGCGCGGTGCTCGATGTTATCTCGAATGGCCGTCTCGATTTCGGCGTTGGGCTCGGCTACCGCTCGCAGGAGTACGCGGGTTACGGCCTGGACATCAACCGCAAAGGCGCGCGCGCCAACGAGGCGCTGCAGATCATCCGGCGGTTATGGCAGGGCGAGACCGTCACCTTCCACGGCAAGCATTTTCACGTCGATGGCGCCACGCTTTCGCCGCGGCCGGTGCAACAACCCAACCCTCCCATATGGGTAGGCGGCTTCAGCCGCGCCGCCGCTCGCCGCGCCGCCAGGTATGGCGACGGCTACATCGGACCCTCGAATCGGGCGGTCTACGACATGTACCTCGAGGAGCTGCGCACGGCGGGCAAGGATCCCGCTCATGCCCGCGTGATGGGTGGTGAGTTGTGGTTGATCGTCGCGGAGGATCCCGATCGGACTTTCGCAATCTACGCGCCCCATCTCGTCTACTGGTTCAACGCCTACGCACGCTGGTTTGAAGGGACCGATACCGGTCCCTGGCCGCACATCGATAACCCCTCGCAACTGCGCGAGCTCGGTCTGG
This sequence is a window from Candidatus Binataceae bacterium. Protein-coding genes within it:
- a CDS encoding LLM class flavin-dependent oxidoreductase, whose amino-acid sequence is MRFGLTTDFRNRPGSGKSTAHVYAEIIEHFTWAESLGFDAAYVFEHHFTDDDYMPSPMLAATAIAARTQRMRVGPDIAILPLYDPVRMAEDGAVLDVISNGRLDFGVGLGYRSQEYAGYGLDINRKGARANEALQIIRRLWQGETVTFHGKHFHVDGATLSPRPVQQPNPPIWVGGFSRAAARRAARYGDGYIGPSNRAVYDMYLEELRTAGKDPAHARVMGGELWLIVAEDPDRTFAIYAPHLVYWFNAYARWFEGTDTGPWPHIDNPSQLRELGLVNVLTPEAAVSLIKQRVAEVPIEMYTMMLSPPGLAMSTVEESLELFAKKVIPHFK